The sequence below is a genomic window from Methanosarcinales archaeon.
TGATGAAGATTACAGCTATTGAAACCGTGGTTAGGAGGATCACAAGCGTGGTTGCAAGCTGGTCTTCTCCTGATAGAAAAGCCCTGTAGATAGCAAGCGGCATCGTACTTGTTTTTCCGGGGATATTTCCCGCCATCATTATGGTTGCACCGAATTCACCAAGTGCCCTGGCAAAACTAAGGACCAGACCTGCGATCAATCCTTCTTTTGCAAGCGGCAGGGTTACAAGAAAGAAAGTTTCAATTTCGGATTTGCCCAATATGAATGCAGCTTTCTCATACTCAAGGCCAACAGACTCAATTGCCGCTTTTGCAGATTTTATCATTATAGGAATTGCAACTACAGTTGCGGCTATAACTGCTGCCTGCCAGGTGAACATTACGCTCCAGCCTGTCAGCTTATAAATATAATTTCCTATTATCCCATTCTTTCCAAGAAGGATGATTAGATAATAGCCTGTAACTGTAGGGGGAAGTATCATGGGAAGCGTTGTGAAAGCGTCCAGCATTGTTCTTCCTAAAAATCGCTTCCTTGCCAGCAGATATGCAATTAATGTACCGAATATAGCGATTATAGAAGTTGCTAATACAGACACCCATAGAGACAGGACAAGCGGGGAATAATCCATATACTTATCCAAAACCGTATTTCTGTAAGATAATTTGCCCCTCACTACTCTGTATATATTCGATGAATTGTCGGGATATCTCTGGTTGCCGGCTGTCCTTTATTACTCCAATCGGATATACTATAGGAGGGTATAGGGAATCGTTGATTGAGGAAACGCTCATATTACTTTTTAACGTATCAGAGGAATAAACAAAACCTGCATCCACTTCTTCGCGCTCAACATAATCAAGTACCTGGCGTACATGTTCCGCAAAGATAAGTTTGGGCTTCAGTATCTCATAAACTCCTGCATTTTCCAAGGCTGTCTTTGCATATCGCCCCGCAGGCACAGTTGTTGGATCGCCTATGGCTATTTTATCAAGGTTTTTAAGCTCTTCGATGGTCAACCTGGAAGGGGCAAGTATG
It includes:
- the modA gene encoding molybdate ABC transporter substrate-binding protein, coding for MKIKYLLTIFLIAAVVAAASGCLCEKSADNKPVEITVSAAASLQDVMKDAGAQFQKYHPEVKINFNFAASGVLEKQIEQGAPVDLFASASQKEMNLLEEKGLIIKSTRTNFTRNKLVILAPSRLTIEELKNLDKIAIGDPTTVPAGRYAKTALENAGVYEILKPKLIFAEHVRQVLDYVEREEVDAGFVYSSDTLKSNMSVSSINDSLYPPIVYPIGVIKDSRQPEISRQFIEYIQSSEGQIILQKYGFG
- the modB gene encoding molybdate ABC transporter permease subunit; protein product: MDYSPLVLSLWVSVLATSIIAIFGTLIAYLLARKRFLGRTMLDAFTTLPMILPPTVTGYYLIILLGKNGIIGNYIYKLTGWSVMFTWQAAVIAATVVAIPIMIKSAKAAIESVGLEYEKAAFILGKSEIETFFLVTLPLAKEGLIAGLVLSFARALGEFGATIMMAGNIPGKTSTMPLAIYRAFLSGEDQLATTLVILLTTVSIAVIFITTRINRTD